A genomic segment from Vanacampus margaritifer isolate UIUO_Vmar chromosome 3, RoL_Vmar_1.0, whole genome shotgun sequence encodes:
- the gal3st1a gene encoding galactosylceramide sulfotransferase, with protein sequence MAGKHARHWRSMCKRVVLGVLLTSSIVLLYCLSMTQVPLSMPEIPVPYSCAHRPSQLPGRRSSNSSHESTGGTCAPKVDIMFMKTHKAASSTFLNILFRFGEKHQLKFAFPDSRNDFFYPAFFQRSHVKDYKPGMCFNIICNHMRFNAAEVAKLLPLDTAYVTILRDPAELFESSFHYYGRLVPFTWKIAGDDKMAEFLRNPHSYFDPQGFNAFYLRNLLFFDLGQDNTLELDDPRVDEGIKSITERFQLFMLAEHFEESLILLKDALCWDMDDLLFFKLNARKGSTVSKLTPYLRARALEWNALDWKLYQHVNRTFWRKVDAYGLRRMTEDVAELKRRNAEMSATCIEGGHAVDAGSIQDSVMQPWQPIGEKSIMGYNLKKNIDKAHVKLCRKMLMPEIQYLSEFGVNLWITKLWGHIKNIINW encoded by the exons ATGGCAGGAAAACACGCGAGGCATTGGAGGTCCATGTGCAAACGTGTGGTTCTGGGTGTCCTGCTGACCAGCAGCATCGTCCTCCTTTACTGCCTGTCCATGACCCAAGTGCCCTTGAGCATGCCTGA AATCCCCGTGCCTTACTCCTGCGCCCACCGCCCATCCCAGCTGCCCGGCAGACGAAGCAGCAACAGCTCCCATGAGAGCACAGGTGGGACGTGCGCCCCCAAAGTGGACATCATGTTCATGAAGACCCACAAGGCGGCAAGCAGCACCTTCCTCAACATCCTTTTCCGCTTTGGAGAGAAACATCAGCTGAAGTTTGCTTTTCCCGACAGCAGGAACGACTTCTTCTATCCCGCCTTTTTCCAGCGCTCCCACGTTAAAGACTACAAACCCGGAATGTGCTTCAACATCATCTGCAATCACATGCGTTTCAATGCCGCCGAAGTGGCCAAGCTGCTTCCGCTCGATACGGCCTACGTCACCATCCTCCGAGACCCCGCAGAGCTTTTTGAGTCCTCCTTCCACTACTATGGCCGTCTGGTGCCGTTCACCTGGAAGATAGCAGGAGATGACAAGATGGCCGAGTTCCTTCGTAACCCTCACTCCTACTTTGACCCGCAGGGTTTTAATGCGTTCTACCTCAGGAACCTGCTCTTCTTTGACTTGGGACAGGACAACACCCTCGAGCTGGACGATCCGCGGGTCGACGAGGGAATCAAATCCATCACGGAGCGTTTTCAGCTTTTCATGTTAGCTGAACATTTTGAGGAATCTCTCATCCTGCTCAAGGATGCGCTCTGTTGGGATATGGATGACCTCCTCTTCTTCAAGCTCAACGCCCGCAAGGGTTCGACTGTATCCAAACTGACCCCCTACTTGAGGGCCAGGGCCCTTGAATGGAATGCTCTTGATTGGAAACTGTACCAGCACGTGAACCGCACCTTCTGGAGGAAAGTGGACGCTTACGGACTGCGGCGCATGACGGAGGACGTGGCGGAGCTCAAGAGGAGGAACGCGGAGATGTCGGCCACCTGCATCGAGGGGGGGCATGCCGTCGATGCCGGCAGCATTCAGGACAGCGTCATGCAGCCTTGGCAGCCAATCGGGGAGAAATCCATCATGGGGTACAATCTGAAGAAAAACATCGACAAGGCGCACGTCAAGTTGTGCCGTAAGATGTTGATGCCGGAAATTCAGTACTTGAGTGAGTTTGGGGTCAACCTGTGGATCACCAAGCTGTGGGgccacattaaaaatataattaactgGTGA
- the lztr1 gene encoding leucine-zipper-like transcriptional regulator 1, with translation MSCKSTKVAPSVDFDHSCSDSVEYLTLNFGPYETVHRWRRLPPCDEFVGARRSKHTVVAYRDAIYVFGGDNGKNMLNDLLRFDVKDCSWCRAFTTGTPPAPRYHHSAVVYGSSMFVFGGYTGDIYSNSNLKNKNDLFEYKFATGQWTEWKVEGSLPVARSAHGATVYSDKLWIFAGYDGNARLNDMWTISLQDREHACWEEIEQSGEIPPSCCNFPVAVCRDKMFVFSGQSGAKITNNLFQFEFNGHMWTRIPTEHLLRGSPPPPQRRYGHTMVAFDRHLYVFGGAADNTLPNELHCYDVDSQSWEVIHPSMDSEMPSGRLFHAAAVIQDAMYIFGGTVDNNVRSGEMYRFQFSCYPKCTLHEDYGKLWENRQFCDVEFILGEREERVLGHIAIVTARCQWLRKKILQARERQRQRTKQDSSEESDEGASGGGAHRPSGRQPMLEVSIREAEAQPFEVLMQFLYTDKIQYPRRGHVQDVLLIMDVYKLALSFKLSRLEQLCVQYIEASVDLQNVLSVCENANKLQLDQLKEHCLNFVVKESHFNQVIMTREFERLSTPLIVEIVRRKQQPPPRLYSDQPVDIGTSLVQDMKAYLEGGGLEFCDIILLLDGHPRPAHKAILAARSSYFEAMFRSFMPEDGQVNISIGEMVPSKQAFESMLRYIYFGDVNMPPEDSLYLFAAPYYYGFSNNRLQAYCKQNLEMNVTVENVLQILEAADKTQALDMKKHCLHIIVHQFIKVSKLPNLRSLSQLLLLDIIESLATHISDKQCAEMGSDI, from the exons ATGTCGTGCAAATCAACCAAAGTGGCCCCCAGTGTTGACTTTGACCACAGTTGTTCCGACAGTGTGGAATATCTGACACTTAATTTTGGACCTTATGAGACTGTTCACCGTTGGAGAAGGCTGCCTCCATGTGATGAGTTTGTTGGAGCAAG GCGCAGCAAACACACTGTTGTAGCATATAGGGATGCTATCTACGTGTTTGGTGGAGACAATGG CAAGAACATGTTAAATGATTTGCTTCGCTTTGATGTGAAGGACTGCTCATGGTGTCG GGCTTTCACCACAGGAACTCCACCTGCTCCCCGCTATCACCATTCAGCAGTTGTCTACGGCAgcagcatgtttgtttttg GGGGATATACTGGCGACATATACTCCAACTCaaaccttaaaaacaaaaatgatctgTTTGAATACAAGTTTGCCACAGGACAGTGGACTGAATGGAAAGTGGAGGGGAg CTTGCCTGTGGCTCGCTCTGCTCACGGAGCCACAGTTTACAGTGACAAGTTGTGGATATTTGCAGGTTATGACGGGAATGCCAG atTGAATGACATGTGGACCATCAGTCTGCAGGACAGGGAGCATGCATGTTGGGAAGAG ATCGAACAGAGCGGTGAGATTCCTCCATCTTGCTGCAACTTCCCCGTAGCTGTTTGCAGGGACAAGATGTTTGTGTTCTCGGGCCAGAGTGGAGCCAAGATAACAAACAACCTTTTCCAATTTGAGTTTAATGGCCACAT GTGGACCCGCATACCCACTGAACATTTGCTACGAGGCTCTCCGCCACCTCCACAGCGGCGTTACGGCCACACGATGGTCGCATTCGACCGGCACCTGTATGTGTTCGGCGGTGCTGCGGATAACACTCTGCCCAACGAGCTGCACTGCTATGACGTGGACTCTCAGAGCTGGGAGGTGATCCACCCCAGCATGGACAGTGAG ATGCCCAGTGGGAGGCTCTTCCACGCAGCTGCCGTGATTCAAGACGCGATGTACATCTTTGGAGGGACTGTGGACAACAATGTTCGCAGCGGGGAGATGTACAGGTTTCAG TTTTCATGCTATCCCAAGTGTACTCTCCATGAAGACTATGGCAAATTGTGGGAGAACCGTCAGTTCTGTGACGTGGAGTTCATTCTGGGAGAG cggGAAGAACGAGTGCTGGGACATATAGCCATCGTGACGGCAAGATGCCAGTGGCTGCGCAAGAAAATCCTGCAGGCTCGGGAAAGGCAACGACAG AGGACCAAACAGGACAGCAGTGAGGAGAGTGACGAAGGCGCCAGTGGAGGAGGGGCTCACCGGCCATCAGGCAGACAGCCAATGCTGGAGGTGTCCATCAGGGAAGCCGAAGCCCAGCCCTTTGAAGTCTTAATGCAATTTCTCTACACAGACAAGATCCAGTACCCACGCAGAG gtcATGTTCAGGATGTTCTTCTCATCATGGATGTTTACAAACTGGCCCTGAGTTTTAAGCTCTCTCGCTTGGAGCAGCTGTGCGTTCAGTACATCGAGGCTTCTGTCGACCTGCAGAACGTTCTCAGCGTTTGTGAAAACGCCAACAAGCTCCAACTCGACCAGCTGAAG gagcaCTGCCTTAATTTTGTGGTGAAGGAATCCCACTTCAACCAGGTGATCATGACGAGGGAGTTTGAACGTCTGTCCACGCCGCTGATCGTGGAGATCGTGCGACGAAAGCAGCAACCACCTCCCAGGCTGTACTCGGACCAGCCTGTGGACATCGGGACCTCCTTGGTGCAGGACATGAAGGCTTACCTGGAGGGAGGGGGCCTGGAGTTCTGTGACATCATCCTGCTGTTGGACGGACACCCCCGACCTGCTCATAAAGCCATTCTGGCGGCTCGGTCCAG TTACTTTGAGGCCATGTTCCGCTCCTTCATGCCAGAGGACGGACAGGTGAACATCTCCATCGGAGAGATGGTTCCCAGTAAGCAGGCATTCGAGTCCATGCTGCGCTACATCTACTTTGGAGATGTCAACATGCCTCCGGAAGATTCTCT CTATCTGTTTGCTGCACCATATTATTACGGCTTTTCAAATAACAGGCTACAAGCTTACTGCAAGCAGAACCTGGAGATGAATGTCACCGTGGAGAACGTCTTGCAG ATTCTGGAGGCGGCTGATAAGACGCAGGCTCTGGACATGAAGAAGCACTGCCTCCACATAATTGTCCACCAGTTCATCAAG GTATCCAAGCTCCCCAACCTGCGATCCCTCAGCCAGTTGCTGCTGTTGGACATCATTGAGTCTCTAGCCACACACATATCAGACAAGCAGTGTGCCGAGATGGGCTCCGACATTTAG
- the pes gene encoding pescadillo gives MGGLQKKKYESGSATNYITRNKARKRLQLSLPDFRRLCILKGIYPHEPKHKKKVNKGSTAPRTFYLLKDIRFLLHEPIVGKFREYKIFVRKLKKAYAKTEYSAVERLKDNKPTYKLDHIVKERYPTFIDALRDIEDALCMCFLFSTFARTGKCHVQTIQLCRRLTVEWMNYVIASRALKKVFISIKGIYYQVEVMGQLITWLVPYQFSHDHPTDVDYRVMATFTEFYTTLLGFINFRLYHSLNLVYPPKIDSKAEQELKDNDEEDYALDSESYLEKLSALCASLTRVVSAAEEEEAQLDHFPADEEEMSTLEESEKERKQQEAQKKMFEGLKFFLNREVPRESLAFVIRCFGGEVSWDRTVCIGRTYDETDETITHQIVDRPSVGTQYINRYYIQPQWVYDCVNAKMVLPVEDYFIGVNLPPHLSPFVDEKEGDYVPPEKLKIMALQKGEKSAQQNDDDDEEEEEESADEDDDDEEEKVQENKLKKMEERRSHAKVKVTPGKLKVDNPAQREQQEKAEEKRLAIMMMKKKDKYLYDKIMFGKKRKVREANKLAAKRKAHDDNEKAKKKKARK, from the exons ATGGGAGGCCTACAAAAGAAGAAG TATGAGAGTGGCTCTGCTACAAACTATATCACCAGAAACAAAGCCCGCAAGAGGTTACAACTAAGCCTCCCAGATTTCAG ACGACTATGCATTCTCAAAGGCATTTACCCTCACGAACCCAAGCACAAGAAGAAAGTGAACAAGGGATCCACAGCCCCGAGGACATTTTACCTGCTCAAAGACATTCGCTTTCTTCTGCATGAGCCAATCGTTGGCAAATTCAGAGAGTACAAG ataTTTGTTCGCAAACTTAAGAAAGCTTATGcaaaaacagaatattctgcAGTGGAAAGGCTAAAGGACAACAAGCCAACATATAAATTGGACCACATTGTTAAAGAAAG GTATCCCACGTTCATTGATGCTCTCCGGGATATTGAAGATGCACTTTGTATGTGCTTCCTCTTCTCCACATTCGCTCGAACAGGAAAATGTCACGTGCAAACCATCCAGCTCTGTCGACGCCTCACTGTTGAGTGGATGAACTACGTGATCGCCTCTCGTGCCCTCAAAAAG GTTTTCATCTCTATCAAGGGAATATATTACCAGGTTGAGGTGATGGGGCAGCTAATTACATGGCTGGTGCCGTATCAATTCTCCCATGAT CACCCTACAGATGTCGACTACAGAGTCATGGCAACTTTCACCGAGTTCTACACAACTCTCTTGGGCTTCATCAACTTCCGACTCTACCATTCCCTCAATTTGGTTTACCCACCAAAG ATTGACAGTAAAGCAGAGCAGGAGCTAAAGGACAATGATGAGGAGGATTATGCCTTGGATTCAGAAAGCTACTTGGAG AAACTCTCCGCTTTGTGTGCAAGTCTGACCCGGGTGGTTTCTGCTGCGGAGGAAGAAGAAGCGCAACTGGACCACTTTCCTGCTGACGAG GAAGAAATGTCAACGTTGGAAGAAAGCGAAAAGGAGCGCAAGCAACAGGAAGCCCAGAAAAAGATGTTTGAGGGCTTAAAGTTTTTCCTCAACAGAGAAGTCCCCAGAGAGTCTCTGGCTTTTGTCATCAG GTGCTTTGGTGGCGAGGTGTCTTGGGACAGGACTGTCTGCATTGGGAGGACGTATGATGAGACCGATGAAACCATCACACATCAGATTGTTGACAGACCCAGTGTTGGCACACAGTACATCAACAG GTACTACATCCAGCCCCAGTGGGTGTACGACTGTGTCAATGCCAAAATGGTCCTTCCTGTGGAGGACTACTTCATCGGTGTCAATCTTCCACCTCACTTGTCTCCATTTGTGGATGAGAAGGAGGGAGACTATGTTCCTCCTGAGAAATTGAAGATAATGGCCTTGCAAAAGGGAGAGAAGTCTG CCCagcaaaatgatgatgatgatgaggaggaggaagaagagagtgcagatgaggatgatgatgatgaagaggaaaaGGTACAAGAGAATAAGCTCAAGAAGATGGAGGAGCGACGATCCCATGCCAAG GTCAAAGTGACTCCCGGTAAATTGAAAGTGGATAATCCAGCGCAACGGGAGCAGCAGGAAAAAGCCGAGGAGAAGCGACTGGCCATcatgatgatgaagaaaaagGACAAGTACCTCTATGACAAGATCATGTttggaaaaaagagaaaagtccGAGAG GCTAACAAGCTCGCCGCGAAGAGGAAAGCTCACGATGACAACGAAAAGGCCAAGAAGAAAAAGGCCCGGAAATGA